One Euphorbia lathyris chromosome 1, ddEupLath1.1, whole genome shotgun sequence DNA segment encodes these proteins:
- the LOC136205271 gene encoding cytochrome P450 726A27-like, with translation MSIQQGQIPAVVFSSVETANQVLKIQGDLFSERPRLLSREIASYNYMDMASAPYGDYWRQIRKITTLQFLSPKRILSFQSVREEQISNFIKLLGSKEGSSVNLPRIISDLIDNIFLITILGKNGESEQTILPMLENMQKEVIAGIASDLFPSLKFLLDFLSGAKSRMQKVHKDTDNVLEDIINEHRNQTSFGDNFLDLLLNQQKNGEREFPLTNQSIKANILQMFGARKTAFKALEGSIAELMKNPKVMRKAQEEVRRVFGEKGKVEESRIQELKYLKSVIKETLRLHPPITFIFRQCKERTKIMGYDIRPKTTIMVNAWAIGRDPIVWNEPEKFYPERFEDSQIDYRGGNMELIPLVQEKEYVQQLLWP, from the exons ATGAGCATTCAACAAGGCCAAATCCCGGCAGTTGTGTTTTCTTCGGTAGAAACAGCCAACCAAGTCCTCAAAATTCAGGGCGACCTATTCAGTGAACGTCCACGTCTCCTCTCCCGAGAAATTGCAAGTTACAATTACATGGACATGGCATCTGCGCCATATGGAGATTATTGGAgacaaataaggaaaattacaaCACTCCAATTTCTTAGTCCGAAAAGGATATTATCCTTCCAATCAGTCCGAGAAGAACAAATATCAAATTTCATAAAATTGCTTGGTTCTAAAGAGGGGTCATCTGTCAATCTTCCGAGAATCATCTCAGATTTGATTGATAATATTTTTCTGATAACCATATTGGGTAAGAATGGGGAAAGTGAACAAACTATATTACCTATGTTAGAAAATATGCAGAAGGAAGTAATTGCTGGTATTGCTTCTGATTTATTCCCTTCCTTGAAATTCTTACTTGATTTTCTAAGTGGAGCAAAGTCAAGAATGCAGAAAGTGCACAAAGACACAGACAATGTACTTGAAGACATCATAAATGAACACAGAAATCAAACCAGCTTTGGAGATAACTTTTTGGATCTTCTTTTGAATCAACAGAAAAATGGAGAACGGGAATTTCCATTAACAAACCAAAGCATCAAAGCAAATATTCTG CAAATGTTCGGTGCGAGGAAGACAGCCTTTAAAGCTCTGGAAGGGTCTATTGCAGAGCTGATGAAGAACCCAAAAGTAATGAGAAAAGCACAAGAAGAGGTGAGGAGAGTCTTTGGAGAAAAGGGAAAAGTGGAGGAATCAagaattcaagaattaaaatactTGAAATCAGTTATTAAAGAAACTCTTAGATTACATCCACCAATAACCTTCATTTTCAGACAATGCAAGGAAAGAACAAAAATTATGGGATACGATATTCGCCCCAAAACTACAATTATGGTTAACGCTTGGGCAATTGGAAGAGACCCAATTGTTTGGAATGAACCTGAAAAGTTCTATCCAGAAAGATTTGAAGATAGTCAAATAGATTATAGAGGTGGAAATATGGAACTAATACCATTGGTGCAGGAAAAAGAATATGTCCAGCAATTACTTTGGCCATAA